A genomic window from Helicobacter suis HS1 includes:
- the nusB gene encoding transcription antitermination factor NusB has product MATRSQVREAVVGLLYAYESGNEAVLEKASDFLNQRKIKNAQQQFALELLKGTLDRLENLDQILQPLLKDWPIKRIGSMERAILRLGAYEVLYTTTKPPIVINEAIELAKQYGEDQAPKLINAILDVLAKQKA; this is encoded by the coding sequence ATGGCCACTAGAAGTCAAGTTAGAGAGGCAGTTGTAGGCTTGTTATATGCCTATGAAAGCGGGAATGAAGCGGTGCTAGAAAAGGCCTCTGATTTTTTAAACCAAAGAAAGATCAAAAACGCCCAACAACAATTTGCTTTAGAACTTTTAAAAGGAACATTAGATCGCCTAGAAAATTTAGATCAAATTTTACAGCCCTTATTAAAAGATTGGCCTATCAAGCGTATTGGGAGCATGGAAAGGGCAATTTTGCGCTTAGGGGCTTATGAGGTGCTTTATACGACTACTAAGCCTCCCATTGTGATTAACGAGGCCATTGAGTTAGCCAAACAATACGGCGAAGATCAAGCCCCTAAACTTATCAATGCTATTTTAGATGTTTTAGCCAAACAAAAAGCCTAA
- the ribH gene encoding 6,7-dimethyl-8-ribityllumazine synthase, protein MAEFKSIEGALNLYGHERVAILASRFNHLISDRLIEGALDNFKRHGGNLENLSVIRVPGAYELPFVLDKLLVSKKYDGVCVLGALIRGGTPHFDYISAEATKGIANTTLKYGLPVSFGLLTTENIEQALERAGSKAGNKGFEAMQTLVELLNLYTKL, encoded by the coding sequence ATGGCGGAATTTAAAAGCATTGAAGGGGCATTAAATCTATACGGGCATGAGAGAGTGGCGATTTTAGCCTCGCGCTTTAACCATTTAATTAGCGATAGACTGATAGAAGGCGCACTAGATAACTTTAAACGGCATGGAGGTAATTTAGAAAATCTAAGCGTGATTAGAGTTCCGGGGGCTTACGAATTACCCTTTGTATTAGATAAATTGCTTGTTTCTAAAAAATACGATGGGGTATGCGTATTAGGGGCACTCATTAGAGGAGGTACACCGCATTTTGATTATATCAGCGCAGAGGCTACAAAGGGCATTGCTAACACCACTTTAAAATATGGTCTGCCTGTTAGCTTTGGCTTACTCACTACGGAAAATATAGAACAGGCATTAGAGCGCGCCGGGAGTAAAGCGGGCAATAAGGGCTTTGAGGCGATGCAAACCTTGGTTGAATTACTTAATCTCTATACGAAGTTATAA